In a genomic window of Dyadobacter fermentans DSM 18053:
- a CDS encoding HlyD family secretion protein produces the protein MPQNQDFTPRATPFNEFNSEEVQEIISRPPNWLISWGITLFFGVMVLLGLGTWLIRYPDTITAPFTLIATEAPRAIVAQTEGELTKLFVKNGQQVLKGQTVAYLESAGDHEQIIKLEKEMEQISHAISNNRWDSVRHFPIVSYKQLGELQNDFQFFNQKLTGLKSFLVGGIYYQKQKGEILGVENAIEERKIDFLQSLHALCNSIDRWRQKYILTAPVAGKVSFSMPCHEEQYLIAGQELMTVGPTINSFQGIVKIPQPNIGKLKEGQTVLIKLDGFPHREYGMVEGKLAQLSNSPGKDDSYWGYIELPDKLKTRYGHTLSYRNGLKGQAEIITADRRLAERLLSTIRVGGK, from the coding sequence ATGCCGCAAAATCAGGACTTTACGCCACGTGCAACTCCCTTCAACGAATTTAATTCGGAGGAAGTACAGGAGATCATCAGCCGCCCGCCGAATTGGCTGATAAGCTGGGGCATTACATTGTTTTTTGGAGTAATGGTGTTGTTAGGATTAGGGACATGGCTGATCCGCTATCCGGATACTATTACCGCACCATTTACACTCATAGCAACCGAGGCTCCGCGGGCAATTGTGGCGCAAACCGAAGGTGAACTAACTAAGCTTTTTGTCAAGAATGGACAACAGGTTTTGAAGGGTCAAACGGTTGCTTATCTAGAAAGCGCGGGCGATCATGAGCAGATCATAAAGTTGGAAAAGGAAATGGAACAGATCAGTCATGCGATTTCAAATAATCGCTGGGATTCGGTCCGGCATTTTCCGATCGTTTCTTACAAGCAATTGGGTGAGTTACAAAATGACTTTCAATTTTTTAATCAAAAACTTACCGGATTGAAATCCTTTCTTGTAGGTGGAATTTATTATCAAAAGCAAAAAGGGGAAATACTTGGAGTTGAGAATGCTATTGAGGAACGCAAAATTGACTTTTTGCAATCATTGCATGCATTGTGCAATAGCATCGATCGTTGGCGGCAGAAATACATTCTTACGGCGCCAGTCGCTGGAAAAGTATCTTTCTCAATGCCATGCCACGAGGAACAATATCTAATCGCAGGCCAGGAGCTTATGACGGTGGGGCCGACAATTAATTCATTCCAGGGGATTGTTAAAATCCCGCAACCAAACATCGGCAAATTGAAGGAAGGGCAGACAGTTTTGATTAAACTGGACGGATTTCCACACCGGGAATATGGCATGGTGGAAGGCAAATTGGCCCAACTTTCGAATTCACCCGGGAAAGATGATAGCTACTGGGGATATATCGAATTGCCTGACAAACTGAAAACGCGCTACGGGCATACGCTATCCTACCGAAACGGCCTGAAAGGCCAGGCCGAAATCATTACGGCTGACAGGCGACTGGCGGAAAGGCTGCTATCCACGATTCGGGTCGGAGGGAAGTGA
- a CDS encoding SMP-30/gluconolactonase/LRE family protein, translating into MSTIATVLEHRCLLGEGPVWDADRQRILWVDILRGEIHQYFTLTEKHHIFKAGQMVGAIALTKTGSLIGALHHGFYHIDLENELLEQITDPEANLPENRFNDGKCDPAGRFWAGTMSVTGKANAGKLYMLDNDHSVQTKIDGVSCSNGLAWSHDQRTFYYIDTGTQEVVAYDFHPADATISNKRTIIRIAPEEGYPDGMTIDSEGMLWVAIWGGGKVKRFNPATGLCLDEIHLPVTLVTSCTFGGPTLRDLYITTARTGLTDVELLAQPLAGSLFVVRGRG; encoded by the coding sequence ATGAGTACGATCGCAACCGTATTGGAACACCGATGCCTGCTGGGCGAAGGCCCGGTGTGGGACGCGGATCGGCAGCGTATATTGTGGGTTGATATATTGCGGGGCGAGATCCACCAATATTTTACGCTCACTGAAAAACACCACATTTTTAAAGCCGGACAAATGGTCGGGGCCATTGCCTTGACCAAAACCGGTAGCCTGATAGGCGCGCTGCACCACGGCTTTTACCATATCGACCTCGAAAACGAGCTTCTCGAACAAATCACCGACCCCGAAGCCAATCTACCAGAAAACCGTTTCAACGACGGCAAATGCGATCCCGCCGGACGGTTCTGGGCCGGCACAATGTCGGTAACCGGCAAAGCCAATGCCGGGAAGCTATATATGCTGGACAACGACCATTCGGTACAAACGAAAATCGACGGCGTCAGCTGCTCCAACGGCCTGGCATGGAGCCACGACCAGAGGACATTCTACTACATCGACACCGGCACACAAGAAGTTGTCGCCTACGATTTCCACCCCGCCGACGCAACAATCTCCAACAAACGGACCATCATCCGCATCGCACCGGAAGAAGGCTACCCCGACGGGATGACGATCGACAGCGAAGGAATGCTCTGGGTAGCAATCTGGGGCGGCGGAAAAGTGAAGCGATTCAACCCCGCCACAGGCCTCTGCCTCGACGAAATACATTTACCAGTCACACTCGTCACTTCCTGCACATTCGGCGGCCCCACCCTGCGCGACCTCTACATCACCACCGCCCGCACGGGACTTACGGATGTTGAGCTGCTGGCGCAGCCGCTGGCGGGGTCGCTTTTTGTGGTGCGGGGGCGTGGATAA